A region of Thermosipho affectus DNA encodes the following proteins:
- a CDS encoding response regulator: MSKKRILVVEDEDNMRLLITEELEESGYEVDEARNGQEALEKFRSKEYDLVTVDIEMPGMNGLEVAGKIREMKKDAKIIILTAYSHYKSDLASWAADAYVVKSSDLTELKDTIAKIINM; the protein is encoded by the coding sequence ATGTCTAAAAAAAGAATATTAGTTGTAGAAGACGAAGATAATATGAGACTTTTAATAACAGAAGAGCTCGAAGAAAGTGGATACGAAGTAGATGAAGCAAGAAACGGACAAGAAGCATTGGAAAAATTTAGATCAAAAGAGTACGACCTTGTAACAGTGGATATTGAAATGCCCGGCATGAATGGGCTTGAAGTTGCTGGAAAAATTCGTGAGATGAAAAAGGACGCAAAAATCATTATTTTGACCGCCTATTCCCATTATAAAAGCGATCTTGCTTCATGGGCAGCAGATGCATACGTAGTTAAATCTTCTGATTTAACGGAATTAAAAGATACTATTGCAAAAATAATTAATATGTAA
- a CDS encoding alpha-amylase family protein: MLKNLEKYLKSKITGHKNYAIPKLWIKGYEYLYGNIFEEKGENIFVDPFEFFYKVVSYINQQRENLDYAKPISFHTKEKNWEKKAIMYGTLPRMTTAFNHKGFGNFEEVDILGYKEAGTFLKMIAFLMYLKNFNVNTLYMLPISKNSNLFKKGSIGSPYAVKNPLKLDEGYHDPLLEDFTVEDEFKALVEAAHILGIRVVLDFIPRTASRDSDLIKEHPDWFYWIKIDDLSEYKPPKVEELPFKIPDKEDIQLLYRNKEVRKHLKKFVDSPDKLDPKKWEKVKNMDGNILVNIIKEFGVVTPPGFSDWINDPQPTWDDVTFLRLYLDNPADAKDYISKDQKPYILFDVIKSSKFPGNVPNKELWEYISNIIPTYQQKFGIDGARIDMGHALPAKLQEMIISKAKKIDPYFLFIAEELEIENDKKSKADGYDVILGNSWYVAPRKDEIYKFIEEKAKKLVIPFIASVETPDTPRIKAREFGNKLKYLSPFLLYFSPNGIPYINSGQEIGEIQPMNLGLDNTIWGKTLLPPDDEFYSKLAFFDHYALHWSKYDKETFEFLRKLLFIRKKYDNFVLNGEFKYVYFNYQDGFLANYSYWIGDKGIIIVGNLDLSWERNVEIYLENTVGKNLDVKNIKIWNRDESFYPPEKVVKLNLESGGFALIIVNE; the protein is encoded by the coding sequence ATGCTAAAAAATCTTGAAAAATATTTAAAATCAAAGATAACAGGTCACAAAAACTATGCCATTCCAAAACTTTGGATTAAAGGATATGAATACTTATATGGTAACATTTTTGAAGAAAAAGGGGAAAACATTTTTGTTGATCCCTTTGAGTTTTTCTACAAAGTGGTTTCATATATCAATCAACAAAGGGAAAATTTAGATTATGCAAAACCTATATCTTTCCACACAAAAGAAAAAAACTGGGAAAAAAAGGCAATAATGTACGGAACACTTCCAAGAATGACAACTGCCTTTAATCACAAAGGTTTCGGGAATTTTGAAGAAGTAGACATTCTTGGATATAAAGAAGCGGGAACATTTTTAAAAATGATCGCTTTTCTTATGTATTTGAAAAACTTTAATGTTAATACACTATACATGCTTCCAATTAGTAAAAACAGTAATTTATTCAAAAAAGGAAGTATTGGTTCTCCATATGCTGTAAAAAACCCATTAAAACTTGATGAAGGTTACCATGATCCTTTGCTTGAAGATTTCACAGTGGAAGATGAATTTAAAGCTTTAGTAGAGGCTGCACATATTTTGGGTATAAGGGTAGTACTGGACTTTATTCCAAGAACAGCTTCAAGGGATTCCGACTTAATAAAAGAGCATCCAGATTGGTTTTATTGGATTAAGATAGATGACTTATCCGAATACAAACCACCAAAAGTTGAAGAACTTCCCTTTAAAATACCAGATAAAGAAGATATACAATTGTTGTACAGAAACAAAGAAGTGAGAAAACACTTAAAAAAATTTGTAGATTCACCGGATAAACTTGATCCAAAAAAATGGGAAAAAGTAAAAAACATGGATGGCAATATCCTTGTGAATATAATCAAAGAATTTGGAGTTGTAACTCCTCCTGGTTTTTCAGATTGGATTAACGACCCACAGCCCACTTGGGATGACGTTACATTTTTAAGACTTTATCTTGACAATCCAGCGGATGCAAAAGATTACATTTCAAAAGATCAAAAACCATACATTTTATTCGATGTTATAAAATCTAGTAAATTCCCAGGAAATGTACCAAACAAAGAGCTTTGGGAATATATTTCAAATATTATTCCCACCTACCAACAAAAATTTGGAATAGATGGTGCAAGAATAGATATGGGACACGCTCTTCCTGCAAAATTGCAAGAGATGATAATTTCTAAAGCAAAGAAAATAGATCCATATTTTTTATTTATCGCAGAAGAACTTGAAATAGAAAACGACAAAAAATCAAAGGCAGATGGATATGATGTAATTTTAGGAAATTCTTGGTATGTTGCTCCAAGAAAAGATGAAATATACAAATTTATAGAAGAAAAGGCAAAAAAACTTGTTATACCATTTATAGCTTCCGTTGAAACACCTGACACTCCAAGAATAAAAGCAAGGGAATTTGGCAACAAATTAAAATATTTATCTCCGTTTTTACTTTATTTTTCGCCAAATGGTATCCCGTATATTAATTCAGGTCAAGAAATTGGTGAAATACAACCGATGAACCTTGGGCTTGATAACACCATCTGGGGTAAAACTTTGTTACCACCAGATGATGAATTTTACTCAAAACTTGCGTTTTTTGATCACTATGCATTACATTGGAGCAAATACGATAAAGAAACATTTGAGTTTTTAAGAAAGTTACTTTTCATTAGAAAAAAATACGATAATTTCGTCTTAAACGGAGAATTCAAATACGTGTACTTTAACTATCAAGATGGGTTTTTGGCAAATTACTCCTATTGGATAGGGGACAAAGGAATAATCATAGTTGGAAATTTAGACCTTTCCTGGGAAAGAAATGTTGAAATCTATCTAGAAAACACCGTCGGAAAAAATCTAGATGTTAAAAACATAAAAATTTGGAATAGAGATGAAAGCTTTTATCCACCGGAAAAAGTTGTTAAATTAAACCTAGAATCTGGCGGTTTTGCACTTATAATAGTCAACGAATAA
- the pulA gene encoding type I pullulanase, which yields MKKVFVFLFVLLSLIAISSTTIVVHYHRFDGNYNGWNLWIWPMKPVAMDGKSYAFTEKDDFGVVAKIVLDMDLEQVGIIVRLNEWQAKDVAKDRFIDIKDGKAEVWILQGVEEIYTKKPDTKPRVFFAAAKASNIIEAYLTNAIDTKTFKGVKVTVDGKEKKVSKIEKADPTDLSKTNYIKIVLETPLTEDDFRKDVKLLIEGFSPSTVYMLDILDNLYFDGKLGYIYSKDSTLFRTWSPVSKTAQVLLYKNGEDKKPYKVVNMTYVGNGVWEAKVDGDLDGIFYKYRFESYGKVRETVDYYSKAVYKNSLKSAVVDLSKTNPKDWKNDTRPYMEALEDAIIYEIHIADMTGLDNSGVKNKATYLGLVEENTTGPGGVTTGLSHLVELGVTHVHILPMFDFYTGDEENKDFEKSYNWGYDPYLFTVPEGRYSTDPKNPYTRIFEVKKMVQKLHEKGIRVILDMVFPHTFGIGQLSAFDQTVPYYFYRLDKTGAYLNESGCGNVIATERPMMRKYVIDTLLYWINEYHVDGFRFDQMGLMDKKTMLSLEKKIHAIDPTIILYGEPWGGWGAPIRFGKSDVANTHIAAFNDEFRDALRGSVFNEKVKGFLMGAIGKETRVKRGVVGSIHYDSRIKSFASDPEETINYVACHDNHTLWDKNALAAKYDKKYKWTDEMLKNSQKLAGAILLTSQGIPFIHAGQDFARTKKFNENSYNAPISINGLDYQRKYEYLDVFEYYKGLINLRKQHPAFRMTTAEEIKKHLKILSSRKRRVVSFIIHDNARNDTWKDILVIYNGNVNSIEYDLPEGNWNLVVNGETAGTKVIKTVSGKLVLEGISAYVLYKNE from the coding sequence ATGAAAAAAGTGTTTGTCTTTCTGTTTGTTTTACTTTCATTGATTGCTATTTCCTCAACAACCATTGTTGTCCATTATCACCGCTTTGATGGTAACTACAACGGATGGAATTTATGGATATGGCCTATGAAACCCGTTGCCATGGATGGAAAATCATACGCATTCACGGAAAAAGATGACTTTGGTGTGGTTGCCAAGATAGTGCTTGATATGGACCTTGAACAAGTTGGAATTATCGTACGACTTAACGAATGGCAAGCAAAAGATGTAGCCAAAGATAGATTTATAGACATTAAAGATGGAAAAGCGGAGGTGTGGATTTTGCAAGGAGTTGAAGAAATATACACAAAAAAGCCAGATACAAAACCAAGAGTATTTTTTGCAGCTGCAAAAGCTTCAAACATCATAGAAGCATATTTGACAAATGCGATTGACACAAAAACATTCAAAGGAGTTAAGGTAACGGTCGATGGCAAGGAAAAAAAGGTATCTAAAATTGAAAAGGCAGATCCAACGGACCTCTCTAAGACAAACTATATAAAAATAGTTTTAGAAACACCACTTACAGAAGATGATTTTAGAAAAGATGTTAAATTGTTAATAGAGGGCTTCTCACCGTCTACTGTTTACATGTTAGATATCTTAGATAATTTATACTTCGATGGAAAACTAGGTTATATCTACTCAAAAGACAGTACACTCTTTAGAACATGGTCCCCCGTTTCAAAAACGGCACAAGTTTTACTATACAAAAATGGAGAAGACAAAAAGCCATACAAAGTTGTTAATATGACGTACGTTGGAAATGGTGTTTGGGAAGCAAAAGTTGACGGTGACTTAGATGGTATCTTTTACAAATACAGATTTGAAAGTTACGGTAAAGTTAGAGAAACTGTGGACTACTACTCCAAGGCCGTTTATAAAAATAGCTTAAAAAGCGCCGTGGTAGACCTTTCTAAAACAAATCCAAAAGACTGGAAAAATGATACAAGACCTTACATGGAAGCACTCGAAGATGCCATAATTTATGAAATACATATTGCAGATATGACAGGACTTGATAATTCAGGTGTGAAAAATAAAGCTACTTACTTGGGATTGGTTGAGGAAAACACAACAGGTCCTGGTGGAGTTACAACGGGATTATCACACCTTGTAGAACTTGGAGTTACACACGTTCACATTCTTCCAATGTTTGATTTTTACACAGGAGATGAAGAAAACAAGGATTTCGAAAAAAGTTATAATTGGGGATATGATCCTTACCTTTTTACAGTTCCAGAAGGAAGATATTCAACAGATCCAAAAAATCCATACACACGAATCTTTGAGGTTAAAAAGATGGTTCAAAAATTACACGAAAAAGGTATAAGGGTAATACTTGATATGGTCTTTCCACATACATTTGGAATTGGCCAACTTTCCGCATTTGATCAAACTGTTCCTTATTACTTCTACAGATTAGATAAAACCGGAGCCTACCTAAACGAAAGCGGTTGTGGAAATGTTATTGCAACTGAAAGACCTATGATGAGAAAATACGTTATTGATACACTACTTTATTGGATAAACGAATACCACGTTGATGGATTTAGATTTGATCAAATGGGACTAATGGATAAAAAAACAATGTTGTCACTTGAGAAAAAAATTCATGCAATTGACCCAACAATTATACTGTACGGTGAACCTTGGGGCGGCTGGGGTGCACCAATAAGGTTTGGTAAATCAGATGTAGCAAACACACATATTGCAGCATTCAACGACGAGTTTAGGGACGCTCTAAGAGGTTCTGTTTTCAACGAAAAGGTTAAAGGATTTTTAATGGGGGCAATAGGAAAAGAAACACGCGTAAAAAGAGGGGTTGTGGGTAGTATCCATTATGACTCAAGAATCAAAAGCTTCGCAAGTGATCCAGAAGAAACTATTAATTATGTTGCATGTCACGATAACCATACACTTTGGGATAAAAATGCACTTGCCGCAAAATACGACAAAAAATACAAATGGACAGATGAAATGCTCAAAAATTCTCAAAAACTTGCAGGTGCTATACTCCTAACATCTCAAGGAATACCATTCATACACGCAGGTCAAGATTTTGCTAGAACAAAGAAATTCAACGAAAATTCATATAATGCACCTATTTCTATAAATGGCCTTGACTACCAAAGAAAATATGAATATTTGGATGTCTTTGAATACTACAAGGGACTTATTAACCTTAGAAAACAACACCCTGCGTTTAGAATGACAACAGCAGAAGAAATTAAAAAACATCTAAAAATTCTATCCAGTAGAAAAAGAAGGGTTGTTTCCTTTATAATCCACGACAACGCAAGAAATGACACATGGAAAGACATTTTGGTTATATACAACGGTAATGTAAATTCTATAGAATATGATTTACCAGAAGGTAATTGGAATTTAGTTGTAAACGGCGAAACAGCAGGCACTAAAGTAATAAAGACAGTTTCTGGTAAACTAGTATTAGAAGGAATTTCCGCCTATGTTTTGTACAAGAATGAATAA
- the ileS gene encoding isoleucine--tRNA ligase, whose amino-acid sequence MDYKETLNLPSTQFSMRANLVKKEPEMLKKWEEMDDYKLVLQSREGKPKFVLHDGPPYANGNIHIGTATNKILKDIVIRYKTMRGYYAPYVPGWDTHGLPIEHRVSVEMGEKIKEMSPVEIRKKCKEFALNFVDIQREQFKRLGVRGDWDNPYLTLDPKYEIHILNIFKTLVKNGNVYRGNKPVYWCPTCKTALAEAEVEYHDHSSPSIYVKFELEKDTYIVIWTTTPWTLPANVAIAVHPDYDYVKIKVNNEYWIVAEGLLNKFAAETEIEYTIVEKFKGKDLEYKKAKHPFIDRDSLVVLADYVTLEDGTGCVHTAPGHGAEDYLTGLKYNLPVLSPVNEEGVFTKEAGKYAGLKIWDANKVIIEDLEKSGALIKTHKIEHSYPHCWRCKNPVIFRATPQWFISVDKNGLREKVLDEIKKVEWHPKWGENRITAMVKERPDWTISRQRVWGTPIPAIKCKNCGEVFLDEKVIDNFIKIVQEKGTDAWFELSEEELIPKDVKCPKCNSTSFEKTYDTLDVWIDSGCSFEAVIRSNGEKFPVDLYLEGDDQHRGWFQSSIFMSVAHTNMAPYKTVVTHGFIKDEHGRKMSKSLGNVIDPKEIVDKYGADILRLWVSSIDFFDNIRVGKNIIQQQVEVYKKIRNTIRYLLGNLSDFEEKHILPFEKLLPLDKWALGRLQEVISQVTDHFEKFEYSKVYSLLNKYCTVELSATYLDIIKDRLYVEAKDSIYRRSAQTVMYYILQALVKMLAPILVFTAEEAYQLSPFKKYETVHLELWPEVKEEFIDKEIMEDFKMLLLVRDDVLKALEEARKNNIIGHSLDANVTLEGANEHVQNIIEKYEEYLAEFFIVSDVKVGSGNIKGEFSSVKVEKAQGEKCQRCWKYSKDVGKDEVYKDVCPRCAAVLKGERK is encoded by the coding sequence ATGGATTACAAAGAAACGTTGAACTTGCCTTCAACCCAGTTTTCTATGAGGGCCAACCTTGTAAAAAAAGAACCCGAAATGTTGAAAAAATGGGAAGAAATGGATGACTACAAATTGGTATTGCAATCAAGAGAGGGTAAACCAAAATTTGTACTACACGATGGCCCTCCATATGCAAATGGAAACATACACATTGGAACGGCTACAAACAAAATCCTAAAAGACATAGTTATCAGGTACAAAACCATGCGTGGATATTATGCACCATACGTACCCGGTTGGGATACCCACGGTCTTCCCATTGAACATAGGGTGTCAGTGGAAATGGGTGAAAAGATAAAGGAAATGTCACCAGTTGAAATCAGAAAAAAATGTAAAGAATTTGCACTAAACTTTGTAGATATCCAAAGGGAACAATTTAAAAGGTTGGGAGTACGTGGTGATTGGGACAATCCATACCTTACACTTGATCCCAAATACGAAATACACATTTTAAACATTTTCAAAACACTTGTAAAAAATGGAAATGTTTATAGGGGAAACAAACCCGTATACTGGTGTCCAACTTGTAAAACCGCACTTGCAGAAGCAGAAGTTGAATACCATGATCATTCATCACCATCTATATACGTAAAATTCGAACTTGAAAAAGACACATATATAGTCATATGGACAACAACTCCCTGGACTCTTCCGGCGAATGTTGCAATTGCGGTACACCCAGATTATGATTATGTAAAAATAAAAGTAAACAACGAATACTGGATAGTTGCCGAAGGTTTATTGAACAAATTTGCCGCTGAAACGGAAATAGAATACACAATTGTAGAAAAATTCAAAGGAAAAGACTTGGAATACAAAAAGGCAAAACATCCTTTTATCGATAGAGACTCTCTTGTAGTGCTTGCAGATTACGTTACACTGGAAGATGGTACGGGATGTGTACACACAGCACCAGGGCACGGTGCAGAAGACTATTTAACAGGGTTAAAATATAACTTACCCGTACTTTCACCAGTAAATGAAGAAGGAGTATTTACAAAAGAAGCTGGAAAATACGCTGGTTTAAAAATATGGGATGCTAATAAAGTAATAATTGAAGACCTCGAAAAAAGTGGTGCATTAATAAAGACACACAAAATAGAACACAGTTATCCACATTGTTGGAGATGTAAAAATCCCGTTATTTTCAGGGCAACTCCACAATGGTTCATTTCAGTTGATAAAAACGGATTAAGGGAAAAGGTCTTGGACGAAATTAAAAAAGTAGAGTGGCATCCAAAATGGGGCGAAAATAGAATCACGGCAATGGTAAAAGAAAGACCAGATTGGACCATCTCAAGGCAAAGAGTATGGGGAACTCCAATACCTGCAATAAAGTGTAAAAATTGCGGAGAAGTCTTTTTAGACGAAAAAGTTATAGATAACTTCATAAAAATAGTACAAGAAAAAGGTACAGATGCTTGGTTTGAACTTTCAGAAGAAGAACTAATACCCAAAGATGTAAAATGTCCAAAATGTAATAGTACTTCTTTTGAAAAGACCTACGACACATTAGATGTATGGATAGATTCTGGTTGTTCTTTTGAAGCGGTTATACGGTCAAATGGTGAAAAATTCCCAGTGGACTTATACCTTGAGGGGGACGATCAACATAGAGGATGGTTTCAAAGCTCTATCTTCATGTCTGTAGCCCATACAAACATGGCTCCATACAAGACCGTCGTCACCCATGGATTTATTAAAGACGAACACGGAAGAAAAATGAGTAAATCTCTGGGAAACGTTATAGATCCAAAAGAAATTGTGGACAAATATGGTGCTGATATCCTAAGACTATGGGTATCAAGCATTGACTTCTTTGACAATATCAGAGTTGGAAAAAATATCATTCAACAACAAGTTGAAGTGTACAAAAAAATAAGAAACACAATAAGATACTTACTTGGTAATCTCAGTGATTTTGAAGAAAAACACATACTCCCATTTGAAAAGCTATTACCACTTGATAAATGGGCACTTGGCAGATTACAAGAAGTAATTTCACAAGTAACAGATCACTTTGAAAAGTTCGAATATTCAAAAGTATATAGCTTGTTAAATAAATATTGTACAGTAGAACTTAGTGCAACTTATCTTGATATTATAAAAGATAGGTTATACGTTGAAGCAAAAGATTCTATATACAGACGCTCAGCACAAACTGTAATGTATTATATACTACAGGCATTGGTTAAAATGCTCGCACCTATTTTGGTATTCACCGCAGAAGAAGCGTATCAATTAAGTCCATTCAAAAAATACGAAACAGTACACTTGGAACTCTGGCCTGAAGTAAAAGAAGAATTCATTGACAAAGAAATTATGGAAGACTTTAAAATGTTATTACTCGTACGTGATGATGTTTTAAAGGCATTAGAAGAAGCAAGAAAAAATAATATAATTGGTCACTCACTAGATGCAAATGTAACACTT